From the genome of Triticum aestivum cultivar Chinese Spring chromosome 3B, IWGSC CS RefSeq v2.1, whole genome shotgun sequence, one region includes:
- the LOC123065443 gene encoding uncharacterized protein: MHILRLLAARRFRRRAVSTIRASATAPANPCGYGYGEDEGPFFDLDLSCCSASASASAPASSAESSSESEDSSCAGEVDFVILLQRSCSASPSYDERLSFSRCGWGGAPPPAKFCASEPGDTAARFSTSRRGKLRTLSFGSAKAAFYGGRASFSRSSNSTRSARLFAAYAHGSPDQGQEEARRAPSADVIRRCLSKISRRLRRVAPGAAASVDVRLRKSRSVSAAQSSSPARRDDSLLEQQDGIAGAIAHCKESIHRASMSERDSSLLRSRSDPGT, encoded by the exons ATGCACATCCTCCGCCTGCTCGCGGCGCGGCGTTtccgccgccgcgccgtgtccaCGATCAGAGCGAGCGCGACGGCGCCGGCCAACCCGTGCGGGTACGGCTACGGCGAGGACGAGGGCCCGTTCTTCGACCTCGACCTGTCGTGctgctccgcctccgcctccgcctccgcgcccGCGTCCAGCGCCGAGTCGAGCTCCGAGTCCGaggactcctcctgcgccggcGAGGTCGACTTCGTCATCCTGCTGCAGCGGAGCTGCTCCGCGTCGCCGTCCTACGACGAGCGCCTCTCCTTCAGCCGCTGCGGGTGGGGGGGAGCGCCCCCGCCGGCCAAATTCTGCGCGTCCGAGCCCGGCGACACCGCGGCACGGTTCAGCACCAGCAGGCGCGGGAAGTTGCGCACTCTCAGCTTCGGATCCGCCAAGGCCGCCTTCTACGGCGGCCGCGCCAGCTTCTCCCGGAGCTCCAACAGCACGCGCTCAGCAAGGCTGTTCGCCGCGTACGCGCACGGCTCGCCGGACCAAGGCCAGGAGGAAGCCAGGAGGGCGCCCTCGGCCGACGTGATCAGGCGGTGCCTGAGCAAGATCTCGAGGCGGTTGCGGAGGGTGGCGCCCGGCGCTGCTGCTTCCGTGGACGTCCGGCTGCGGAAGAGCCGCTCGGTGTCCGCGGCGCAGTCGTCGTCGCCAGCTCGCCGGGACGACTCGCTCCTGGAGCAGCAGGACGGCATCGCAGGCGCCATCGCGCACTGCAAGGAGTCGATCCACCGTG CGTCCATGTCGGAGCGCGACTCGTCGCTGCTGCGGTCCCGGAGTGACCCAGGAACGTAA